ATGCCGGCCGCACAAAATATTAGTAACTGGTAATTAGTAACTGGTAATTAGAAGTGTCCCCGTTACCGATTACTGATTACCTAATTTAGGATTTATCTGATATTTCTCCGGATATATTCAAACAGTTGCCGTTGAGTGGCCGCCAAAGCCGGATCTTCAATAATAATCCTTGCAGGCGGTATTTTTTTTATCTTTGATTAAATTACCCGTTTGTTTTAAACTTATTAGTACTATGGCTTATATTTGCGATTTACATATCCATTCCAGATATTCCAGGGCTTGTTCCAAAGATCTGACTTTAGAGAATATTGATCGCTGGGCAAAAATAAAAGGCATTGATATTGTCGGCACCGGAGACTTCACTCATCCGGCCTGGTTCAAAGAGTTGGCCAGCCAGTTGGAAGAAGCGCATCCGGGATTATTCAGATTAAAAAAATCTTCAGCCGGCACCCTGTTTTTGCTAAGCAGCGAAATATCTTGCATCTACACTCAAGGGGGGCGGATGCGCCGGTTGCATATATGTTTGTTGGCTCCTAACTTGGAATTTGTGACCAAGCTCATTCGGGCTTTGGAAAATAAAGGCGCCAACCTTAAGGCCGATGGCCGGCCGATTATCGGTTTGTCTGCCAAAGAACTTTTTAAGATTTGTTTAGATATCGACGAAAAGCATCTGACTGTACCGGCTCACGCCTGGACGCCCTGGTTTGCGATTTTTGGCTCCAAGTCGGGCTTTGATTCCATTGCCGAGTGTTACGAGGAGCTAACAGACAGAATTTATTCAGTTGAAACCGGTCTATCCTCCGATCCACCGATGAATTGGCGGCTTTCCGGTCTAGACAACATTACTTTGGTTTCCAATTCCGATGCCCATTCGCTGCCCAATCTAGGGCGCGAAGCCAATGTTTTAGAACTTACCCAACCGTCATATTCAGAAATTTATGACATTATTAAAAGCAAAAACCAAAAAAAATTT
This is a stretch of genomic DNA from Candidatus Buchananbacteria bacterium CG10_big_fil_rev_8_21_14_0_10_42_9. It encodes these proteins:
- a CDS encoding DNA helicase UvrD gives rise to the protein MAYICDLHIHSRYSRACSKDLTLENIDRWAKIKGIDIVGTGDFTHPAWFKELASQLEEAHPGLFRLKKSSAGTLFLLSSEISCIYTQGGRMRRLHICLLAPNLEFVTKLIRALENKGANLKADGRPIIGLSAKELFKICLDIDEKHLTVPAHAWTPWFAIFGSKSGFDSIAECYEELTDRIYSVETGLSSDPPMNWRLSGLDNITLVSNSDAHSLPNLGREANVLELTQPSYSEIYDIIKSKNQKKFLYTIEFFPEEGMYHFDGHRECKVSFSPDQTKKRQGICPQCQKPLTIGVLNRVDNLADRKKEGIDKNKFIPYKSLIPLQEIIADVLGVGKQSKKVQAEYFNLIKAGQNEFNILINLSQEQLEAITYPKIAAGIIKTRQGQVKLIPGFDGQYGKIEIFPEAEKGADQQIIMF